One region of Syntrophorhabdus sp. genomic DNA includes:
- a CDS encoding protein phosphatase yields MRERKNMSYPVVPFDRSYWVVPGRFLAGCYPGDLDADVARGKVQGLLDAGIRHVVNLMEETETNWDGEPFAGYREELLQRAGEMKIDVSWAQRPIRDMAVPSRGEMTGILNEIDGVITAERPVYVHCWGGKGRTGTVVGCYLARHAFASGERVLEMIRELRASVPGGGYDSPETERQREMVRSWRIGE; encoded by the coding sequence ATGCGTGAGAGGAAAAATATGTCTTATCCCGTGGTTCCTTTTGACAGGTCTTACTGGGTGGTGCCGGGGAGGTTTCTGGCCGGATGTTACCCGGGAGACCTCGATGCGGACGTGGCGCGCGGCAAGGTGCAGGGGCTTCTCGACGCCGGTATACGGCACGTCGTGAACCTCATGGAAGAGACGGAAACGAATTGGGACGGAGAACCTTTCGCCGGGTATCGGGAGGAGCTCCTCCAACGGGCCGGCGAGATGAAGATCGACGTTAGCTGGGCGCAAAGGCCCATCAGGGACATGGCGGTGCCGTCCCGCGGAGAGATGACCGGCATTCTCAACGAGATCGACGGCGTCATCACAGCCGAGAGACCGGTGTATGTCCATTGCTGGGGAGGGAAGGGGCGGACCGGGACGGTTGTCGGCTGCTACCTTGCCCGCCATGCCTTCGCGAGCGGGGAGAGGGTGCTCGAGATGATACGGGAGCTCAGGGCCAGCGTGCCCGGCGGGGGTTATGATTCGCCTGAGACGGAACGACAGCGGGAGATGGTGCGCTCGTGGAGGATAGGTGAGTGA